AAATGAAAACATAAATAAATTACCTCATCTACTGCTTGTTGGAAGTAATCAGATGCTTTATCAAAATACCCTTTTGCCTCAGCAAGGTCAGAAGTCAGAAATGCATATGAGGTATTTGCATTTCCTATATACCATAGTGTGTCAGCCTTGGCAGGATTTATCACCAAAGCCTCCTCCAACTTGGAAATGGCATCTATAAAGTTGATATCCAGTCCATCAACCTCAATAAACAAGTAAAACATAGCAATAACAATTACTAATTCGGATCATAACTAATAAAATACCATTTAACATCTTTTTTGCGTCTGGAACGCTCTGAAATTGAGACAGTTCAATCAAAGCTCCACCCCACTTAGTCAGATTCTGCATATATCACCCTTCTTAATCAACAATTCACTAAACTTCCATCACATAATATATTGGCAATTTGAACAAAACTACTCCGTAAGCGTATAAAGCAGCAAGCATGTGTGTCACAGTGTGAGAGCCCTAAACAGTAAATACCCAGCAAACATGTGTGTGAAAGACGTAAGTGActcctattaaatatataaatagtaaAGGATGGAGATACGAACATCAGCATCGAGAGGATCCTTAGCGTAGGTAGCTTCAGCGGATTTTCGAGTATGCTCAAACATCAGGAGCCGATCG
This sequence is a window from Hevea brasiliensis isolate MT/VB/25A 57/8 chromosome 10, ASM3005281v1, whole genome shotgun sequence. Protein-coding genes within it:
- the LOC110634972 gene encoding mitochondrial import receptor subunit TOM20, whose amino-acid sequence is MEFSQDDFDRLLMFEHTRKSAEATYAKDPLDADNLTKWGGALIELSQFQSVPDAKKMLNDAISKLEEALVINPAKADTLWYIGNANTSYAFLTSDLAEAKGYFDKASDYFQQAVDEEPSNDLYRKSLEVTAKAPELHMEIHKHGISQQTMGGGSSASSNAKGSKKNKKSSDFKYDIFGWIILAVGIVAWVGMAKSHVPPPPPR